CATCACCCAGCAGGCATCCGTGCGGCTCACAGTCGATTTCACCTGGCGCAGCAACGTCACCGGCCGTGAGCTGGCCAGGCGATCGGGGCTGGCGGTGACCGAGTCGTTCATTCCCGCGGCGGGCGAACCCCTGGAAGTTGGTCTCTCGGCCGCGGCCGACGAGATGGCGGGCGCCATCCTGGAAGCCATGCGTTCGGTGTGGTAGCGATCCCGAGGCCGGTTCGCGGCGTATCAGCCTGATGGAATGCACCGCTGGCGGCCGCGGTTTGATACCCCGGAAACCCCAATAACCGGCGGCGCCGGCAGGTCGGTCTCTAGGATGGGTGCCACGCGGGCCGATGCTCGTGAGAGCGATCGTCCAACGACGGCCGCTGGAATGCCTCGATGCCGACCCTTCGCGGAGAATGCATGCGTCGATTTGCGATGAGCCAGAATGACCAAGACCCCAACCAGGCCCCCAAGGGTTCGGGCGGTGGTCCCGGGGGCAAGCGGCCCGGTCAGCCCCCCACCGGGCCCGCCATGCCGCAAGGTCGGATGATGATCCTCGTCGTCGCGATGGTGCTGCTCGCGGTGATGATCATGCTGATGTTCCAGACCGGGCGCGGCGAGGCCATCACGCTCGAGCAGTTCTACAGCCTGTACGACGCGGGCCAGATCGACGAAGAGAGCGTCGTCATCTCGGATGGCGCCGTCCGTGCCGTTCGGCTGGATGGCCCCGACAGCGCCGACCGGACGGCCGTGCGCATCGATCTCAACGCCGCGACGCGCCAGACCATCAGCGATCAGGTCATTGTCAAGACCGGGGGCAAGGCCCAGACACAACCCAGCAGCAACTGGCCGATCTACCTGATGCTCGGCCTGCCGATCGTGCTGTTCGTGTTCCTGATCTTCATGTTCCTGCGCAGCCTGCGCGGGGCCGCGGGCGGAGCGGGCATGCTGGGCAGCTTCGGCAAGAGCCGGCACAAGGTCTTCAACAAGGAAATGACCGGCGTGACGTTCAAGGACGTCGCGGGCATCGACGAGGCCAAGGACGAGGTCTCGGAGATCATCGAGTTCCTCAAGACGCCAAAGAAGTTCACCAAGTTGGGCGGGCGCATCCCGCGCGGCGTGCTGCTCAACGGGCCTCCGGGCTGCGGCAAGACGTTGCTGGCCAAGGCCATCGCGGGCGAGGCCGACGTGCCGTTCTTCTCGATCTCGGGCTCGGACTTCGTGGAGATGTTCGTGGGCGTGGGCGCCAGCCGCGTGCGTGACCTGTTCAAGCAGGCCAAGGACAACGCGCCGTGCCTGATCTTTCTGGACGAGATCGATGCCGTCGGCCGTCGTCGCGGCGGCGGCTACAGCACCGGCGGGCACGACGAGCGCGAGCAGACCCTCAACGCCATCCTGGTCGAGATGGACGGCTTCAACGCCACCGACGGCGTGATCGTCATCGCCGCGACCAACCGGGCCGACGTGCTCGACCCGGCGCTCGTGCGCCCGGGCCGCTTCGATCGCCAGATTTCGGTCAGCTTGCCCGACCTGAAGGGCCGCCTTCAGATCCTCAGCGTGCACGCCAAGAAGGTGAAGCTGGGGCCGGACGTCGACCTGGAGAAGATCGCCCGCGGCACGCCGATGTTCAGCGGCGCCGACCTGGCGGCCATCGTGAACGAGGCGGCCATCATGGCCACGATGGAAGACAAGGACTTCGTCGAGCACGAGGATCTGGAAGAGGCGCGCGACAAGGTGAAGTTCGGCCGCGCAGGCAAGAGCCGCGTTCGAGAGAAGGACGAGAACAAGCTCGTCGCGTACCACGAGGCCGGACACGCCGTGCTGCAAGCGTTGCTGCCCCACGGCGACCCGCTGCACAAGGTGACGATCATCCCACGCGGCGGCATGGGTGGGGCGACCTTCAGCCTGCCCGAGAAGGACCGCATGGGCTACGGGCTCAAGTGGATCAACACAACGCTCAAGGTCATGTGCGGCGGGCGCATCGCCGAGGCGCGCGCGATGGGCGACATGTCCAGCGGCGCGGCCCAGGACATCGCCCAGGCCACGCAACTGGCGCGCACCATGGTGACCGAATGGGGCATGAGCGACAAGCTCGGCTTCCTGCGGTATACCGGCAGCGACACGCGCGAGAGCTTCGTGCCCGACAAGGACTACAGCGATCGCACGGCCGACATGATCGACCAGGAGGTCCGCCGGATCGTCGACGAGGCTTACGCCGAGGCTCATCGCGTGCTGGACGAGAACTGGTCGAAGGTCGAGGCCGTGGCCGAGTCGCTCCTCAAGCACGAGACGCTCACGGCCGAAGAGGTCCACCTGCTGATCAGCGGCGGATCGCTCAACAAGCCCTCGGTTTCCGACCTTCTGCTGGCCGATCGCGATCGCAAGCCCAAGGCCAGCCAACCCCGAGCCGACGACGACGAGGGCCCGGAGATGGCCGGCGGGATGTCGCCCAGCCCGGCCTGAGGCTGTTCTTTCAACGTGGCCCGGGCGCGAGCCCGGGTTTTTCGTGCGCTGACGAGGCTTGGAAGAGAGCCCACGCTTGCACCAGGGCCTCGTCCCCACGGAGGTCTGGCTGCCAAGATGACACCTCGTTCACGCGGGGCCGGGCGGCTGGCACCGCACCACCCCCGCTACCGAGGCCCTGGCGGGGGTCTCGCGGATCTCGCCTCCGGGCACGCGGCTTGTAAGCAGCAGGGCGTGAAGCCCTCGGCTCCCATCCCGAACACGCCCGGCAACGGCTCGGCCCAGGGCCCGGCCCGGCTGAACCTGCTGCTGAGCGACGCCAGCCGGCCCGACCAGTCGTGGGCCGATCGGCTGCCGCCGCTGCTGGCGCCCATGGGCGTCCGAACCGTGCGGGCCCACAGCGGGCGGGAGGCCTCGGAGGTCATCCGGGCCACGCCCATCCACATGGCCGTGGTCGACCTGGCCCTGCCGCTGGATACGGGATCGGCCGAGGACGGCGGGCTGCGGCTGCTGGAGCTCTTGAGTCGCAGCGAGCACCGGCCGCCGACGATCGTGATCCGCCGGGCGAGGACGGCCCGGGAAGCCAGCCGCGAGTCGATGCGGGCGCTGCTCGCCGACGCGTTCGCGGT
This portion of the Phycisphaerales bacterium genome encodes:
- the ftsH gene encoding ATP-dependent zinc metalloprotease FtsH; translated protein: MRRFAMSQNDQDPNQAPKGSGGGPGGKRPGQPPTGPAMPQGRMMILVVAMVLLAVMIMLMFQTGRGEAITLEQFYSLYDAGQIDEESVVISDGAVRAVRLDGPDSADRTAVRIDLNAATRQTISDQVIVKTGGKAQTQPSSNWPIYLMLGLPIVLFVFLIFMFLRSLRGAAGGAGMLGSFGKSRHKVFNKEMTGVTFKDVAGIDEAKDEVSEIIEFLKTPKKFTKLGGRIPRGVLLNGPPGCGKTLLAKAIAGEADVPFFSISGSDFVEMFVGVGASRVRDLFKQAKDNAPCLIFLDEIDAVGRRRGGGYSTGGHDEREQTLNAILVEMDGFNATDGVIVIAATNRADVLDPALVRPGRFDRQISVSLPDLKGRLQILSVHAKKVKLGPDVDLEKIARGTPMFSGADLAAIVNEAAIMATMEDKDFVEHEDLEEARDKVKFGRAGKSRVREKDENKLVAYHEAGHAVLQALLPHGDPLHKVTIIPRGGMGGATFSLPEKDRMGYGLKWINTTLKVMCGGRIAEARAMGDMSSGAAQDIAQATQLARTMVTEWGMSDKLGFLRYTGSDTRESFVPDKDYSDRTADMIDQEVRRIVDEAYAEAHRVLDENWSKVEAVAESLLKHETLTAEEVHLLISGGSLNKPSVSDLLLADRDRKPKASQPRADDDEGPEMAGGMSPSPA